The Phoenix dactylifera cultivar Barhee BC4 unplaced genomic scaffold, palm_55x_up_171113_PBpolish2nd_filt_p 000385F, whole genome shotgun sequence genome has a segment encoding these proteins:
- the LOC103699661 gene encoding uncharacterized protein LOC103699661, with product MMASAVVNNVGVSPEGFLDFPPASYSAYGWLSPRISLSRDRADGDQPAPASAAALAAPSCNPLEELETAGNDLVDFEFRLDDPVAMLPADELFSDGKLVPLQPSPAASKLPDESSSEIRSPEQLKSRRRAENAAGLDPYVFSPKAPRCSSRWRELLGLKKAQTPKPDSRKPVVAASNNPNPKSLKHLLHRNPRSRPADSSLSLPLLHDLDTESVSISSRLSVSSSGPDHEDLPRISLDSEKPAAQIPISLSRNPPRVRVARARSAAATAAGESHPPARIGRSTVRRAADPGAPPPPPRGLSVDSPRINPAGKIVFQGLERSSSSPGSFHGGPSVRPRGMERSYSAIVRVTPVLNVPVCSLRGSAKSVSVFAFGQLFSAQKKDRDGSSTGSHSSGRSGNAGGAKIKGDKSSRD from the coding sequence ATGATGGCCTCGGCCGTGGTAAACAACGTTGGAGTGTCGCCGGAGGGCTTCCTCGACTTCCCGCCGGCGTCCTACTCCGCCTACGGCTGGCTCAGCCCTCGGATCTCGCTCAGCCGCGACCGCGCTGACGGCGACCAGCCCGCCCctgcctccgccgccgccctgGCGGCGCCTTCCTGTAACCCGTTGGAAGAGCTGGAGACCGCCGGCAATGACCTGGTCGACTTCGAGTTCCGGCTGGACGATCCCGTCGCCATGCTCCCCGCTGACGAGCTCTTCTCTGACGGGAAGCTGGTCCCCCTGCAGCCGTCGCCGGCGGCGTCGAAGCTGCCTGATGAGTCCTCCTCCGAGATCCGGTCGCCCGAGCAGCTGAAGtcgcggcggagggcggagaaCGCCGCTGGATTGGACCCCTACGTCTTCTCTCCCAAGGCGCCACGGTGTTCCAGCCGGTGGAGGGAGCTACTCGGCCTCAAGAAGGCACAAACCCCGAAGCCCGATTCCCGGAAGCCCGTCGTCGCCGCTTCCAATAACCCGAACCCCAAATCTCTGAAGCATTTGCTCCATCGGAACCCAAGATCGCGGCCGGCGGACTCGTCCTTGAGCCTCCCGCTGCTCCACGACTTGGACACCGAGTCGGTGTCCATCTCCTCCCGGCTgtccgtttcctcctccggtCCCGACCACGAGGACCTCCCCAGGATCTCCCTCGACTCCGAGAAACCGGCGGCCCAGATCCCGATCTCGCTGAGCCGGAACCCGCCGCGGGTCCGGGTGGCCCGGGCGAGATCCGCTGCCGCCACCGCGGCAGGCGAATCCCACCCACCGGCGAGGATCGGCCGGAGCACGGTCCGGCGTGCGGCAGACCCGGGggcgccgccgcctccgccgcggGGGTTGTCGGTGGACAGCCCGCGGATAAACCCGGCGGGGAAGATCGTGTTCCAGGGCTTGGAAAGGAGCTCGAGCAGCCCAGGAAGCTTCCACGGCGGTCCGAGTGTCCGGCCCAGGGGCATGGAGCGGTCTTACTCGGCCATCGTCCGGGTCACCCCGGTCCTCAACGTGCCTGTCTGCTCTCTCCGCGGCTCGGCCAAGTCGGTATCGGTTTTCGCGTTCGGCCAGCTCTTTTCGGCCCAGAAGAAGGACCGGGACGGTTCGTCGACCGGTTCGCATTCATCAGGCCGGAGCGGGAATGCCGGTGGGGCTAAGATCAAGGGCGACAAATCTTCGAGAGATTAG